From Candidatus Manganitrophus morganii, the proteins below share one genomic window:
- a CDS encoding PAS domain-containing protein, producing MKKEKTNKKTSRKPPAPRASARKAAPPEPPFSGNELPVVGIGASAGGLEPIETFFDRISTDSGVAFVVVQHMDPHHKSIMAELLGRHTEMPVRMAENRMQVAPNTVYVNPPGKYLTLFHGMLHLSDPDPDQGVRFPIDSFLRSLAEDRGHRSVSILLSGGGTDGTLGLKAIKAAGGMTMVQEEGSAKFGGMLRSAVASGSVDYVLPVEEMPKEVIRYIRHPYTAKSAPPPEAVEPTFVDRLEKIFIVLRSQTGHDFSLYKRNTICRRIERRMALHQFRQVGDYLRYLQQNKAEVEALFKELLIGVTSFFRDIEAFTALQTKVIPHLCEGREAERPIRIWDAACSTGEEAYSIAMLVSEEMERLGHFYKVQIFATDIDEEALEFARAGLYPESIAADVTPQRLRRFFDKEGSNYRVKKQIREMVIFAKQDLIKDPPFSKLDLVVCRNLLIYLSGVLQKKILPLFHYTLNPDGYLMLGPSETIGEQANLFSMLDKKWKLFRRKSAAKVAVEFPAIPVAKAAAGPLKRETRSASESDVVRLAEKVLLDEYAPSSVIVNEKYEIVHFRGRTGPYLEHPTGEASFNILKMVREGLRIELRGAVHKAFTKREKVVHSDIHVEANGKARTIRLTVQPFQQKAMEGLVMVIFEEVVPSVSGGSGKQKSAAQVDQRTLDLEQELNITKETLQTTIEELETSNEELKSTNEEMQSTNEELQSTNEELETSKEELQSINEELVTVNSELQNKIDELSQANNDMMNLLSSTDVGTIFLDSSLRIKRFTPAVAKVIHLIPSDVGRPISHITSNLVCENFAADIEQVLRTLIFKQTELQTQEGEWYLMKILPYRTMENRIDGVIITFLNITELKRSKVAQKALLDYTNGLIEAMDQPLVILTKRLRLLSANEAFYKMFRIRREESDGQLLFNLGGGQWNIPALKKALEESLTDHLAARTIEVEQTFPELGKKRLKIGLHKLNLKKNAVMEEEELILLFFEERTSPL from the coding sequence ATGAAAAAAGAGAAAACGAACAAGAAAACCTCCCGGAAGCCACCGGCCCCGCGCGCATCGGCGCGCAAGGCGGCGCCGCCGGAGCCCCCCTTCTCTGGGAATGAGTTGCCTGTCGTCGGGATCGGCGCCTCGGCGGGGGGGCTGGAGCCGATCGAGACCTTTTTCGATCGGATCTCCACCGACAGCGGGGTGGCCTTCGTCGTCGTCCAGCACATGGACCCCCACCACAAGAGCATCATGGCTGAATTGCTCGGCCGCCACACCGAGATGCCGGTCCGGATGGCGGAAAATCGGATGCAGGTTGCGCCGAACACCGTCTATGTGAACCCGCCGGGGAAATACCTCACCCTCTTTCATGGAATGCTTCATCTCAGCGACCCCGACCCCGATCAGGGGGTCCGTTTTCCGATCGATTCTTTCCTTCGCTCCTTGGCGGAGGACCGGGGACATCGGTCGGTTTCCATCCTCCTCTCCGGGGGAGGAACCGACGGGACGCTCGGTCTTAAGGCGATCAAGGCCGCCGGCGGAATGACGATGGTTCAGGAAGAGGGTTCGGCCAAGTTCGGCGGCATGCTCCGAAGCGCCGTCGCCAGCGGGAGCGTCGATTATGTCCTGCCGGTGGAAGAGATGCCGAAAGAGGTGATCCGGTACATCCGGCACCCCTACACCGCAAAGTCGGCCCCCCCTCCGGAAGCGGTCGAGCCGACCTTCGTCGATCGGCTGGAGAAGATCTTCATAGTCCTCCGTTCCCAGACCGGGCACGACTTTTCCCTCTACAAACGAAACACGATCTGCCGGCGGATCGAACGGCGGATGGCCCTGCACCAATTCAGGCAGGTCGGCGATTACCTCCGTTATCTCCAGCAGAACAAGGCCGAGGTGGAGGCCCTCTTCAAGGAGCTTCTCATCGGGGTGACCAGCTTTTTCAGGGACATCGAGGCGTTTACGGCGCTCCAAACAAAAGTGATTCCTCATCTTTGTGAGGGGAGGGAGGCCGAGCGTCCGATCCGGATCTGGGACGCCGCTTGCTCGACCGGAGAGGAGGCCTATTCGATCGCCATGCTGGTGAGCGAAGAGATGGAGCGGCTCGGCCATTTTTATAAGGTCCAGATCTTCGCGACCGACATCGACGAAGAGGCGCTTGAATTCGCGCGGGCGGGACTTTATCCGGAGTCGATCGCCGCCGATGTCACCCCGCAGCGGCTGCGCCGTTTCTTCGACAAAGAGGGGAGCAACTACCGGGTCAAGAAGCAGATCCGTGAAATGGTCATCTTCGCCAAACAAGACCTGATCAAAGACCCTCCCTTTTCGAAGCTCGATCTCGTTGTTTGCAGAAACCTCCTCATCTATCTGAGCGGGGTCTTGCAGAAGAAAATCCTTCCCCTCTTTCACTACACCTTGAATCCCGACGGTTATCTGATGCTCGGCCCCTCCGAGACGATCGGAGAGCAGGCGAATCTCTTTTCCATGCTCGATAAGAAGTGGAAGCTCTTTCGCCGAAAGAGCGCTGCAAAGGTCGCCGTCGAATTTCCGGCGATCCCTGTGGCCAAGGCGGCGGCGGGCCCGCTGAAAAGAGAGACGCGGTCCGCGTCCGAATCCGACGTCGTTCGTCTGGCGGAGAAGGTTTTGCTCGACGAGTACGCCCCTTCCTCCGTCATCGTCAACGAGAAGTACGAGATCGTCCACTTTCGGGGCCGGACCGGGCCCTATTTGGAGCATCCGACGGGGGAGGCCTCCTTCAATATTTTGAAGATGGTGCGCGAGGGGCTTCGGATCGAGCTGCGCGGCGCCGTGCACAAGGCCTTCACGAAGCGGGAAAAGGTGGTCCATTCCGACATCCACGTTGAAGCCAACGGCAAGGCCCGGACGATCCGCCTGACGGTCCAGCCGTTCCAGCAGAAAGCGATGGAGGGCTTGGTGATGGTGATCTTCGAAGAGGTCGTTCCATCCGTTTCTGGCGGCTCTGGAAAACAGAAGAGCGCCGCGCAGGTCGATCAGCGGACGCTCGATTTGGAGCAGGAGTTGAACATCACCAAGGAGACGCTGCAGACGACGATCGAAGAGCTGGAGACCTCCAATGAAGAGCTCAAATCGACCAACGAGGAGATGCAATCGACGAATGAGGAGCTGCAGTCGACCAATGAGGAATTGGAGACCTCCAAGGAAGAGCTGCAGTCGATCAACGAAGAGTTGGTCACGGTGAATTCCGAGCTCCAAAACAAAATCGACGAGCTCTCCCAGGCGAATAACGACATGATGAACCTTCTCAGCAGCACCGATGTCGGAACGATCTTTCTCGACAGCTCCCTTCGCATCAAACGTTTTACCCCCGCGGTCGCCAAGGTCATTCATCTCATTCCCTCCGACGTCGGCCGGCCGATCAGCCATATCACCTCCAACCTCGTTTGCGAAAATTTTGCCGCCGATATCGAGCAGGTGCTCCGGACGCTCATCTTCAAGCAGACGGAGCTTCAAACGCAGGAGGGGGAGTGGTATTTGATGAAGATCCTTCCCTACCGGACGATGGAGAATCGGATCGACGGGGTGATTATTACCTTCTTGAACATCACCGAGCTCAAGCGGTCGAAAGTGGCTCAGAAAGCGCTCCTCGATTATACCAACGGCCTGATCGAAGCAATGGACCAGCCGTTGGTGATTCTGACCAAACGATTGCGGCTCTTGTCGGCCAACGAGGCGTTCTACAAGATGTTTCGGATTCGAAGAGAAGAGAGCGACGGCCAGCTTCTCTTCAATCTCGGCGGAGGGCAATGGAACATCCCCGCGTTAAAAAAGGCGCTGGAGGAGAGTCTTACCGATCATTTAGCGGCTCGGACCATCGAGGTGGAGCAGACGTTCCCCGAACTCGGGAAGAAGCGGCTGAAGATCGGTCTTCACAAGCTCAATCTGAAAAAAAACGCCGTCATGGAGGAAGAGGAGTTGATCCTTTTGTTTTTCGAGGAGCGCACCTCTCCTCTTTAG
- a CDS encoding ATP-binding protein, whose amino-acid sequence MEIPPKVRQKRKIKKRSLTPVSREKASENGAGAIFSSSEVQQIIAELRNHQHELEAQNDELRRTQAELEASRNRYSDLYDFAPVGYFTLSRSGLILEANLKGRELLGVNRGFQPRTPFSLFVFKRDRPLFHAHRSSLFKGGKRQICEIRLQTRSGIPFYAQMESIFVEETLLGPVCRTVISDITLRKQAEEERAQLFEREQMARTEAERMQWRLTFLAEASEILAASLDYETSLPRVARLAVPYLADGCVVDVVEEDRTIRRVAVAAADPSKEALGWELMRRYPPLPGSPHPLLHVLQSGKSIILPEISDRLLQEIAKDPEHLRMARFLGLRSAMMVPLIARERPLGVLSFLTAESNRCYGEEELALAEDLARRVAAAVDNANLYRGAQKEIAERKRGEGAIQEMNRTLQQRNLSIEEASRARNLFFSYMSHELKTPVNSISGFTQLLRRGAYGELTPKQAGAVGRIHHNANELIHLINNILDLAKLESGKKGLQVMEVNLRELTEKVLMIFEPLLQEKGLHLRKEIDPGFPECFLTDPMQVRSILTNLLSNAVKFTHRGEVRLRLGRRVERQEVLLEVSDTGVGIEPAHLDKIFEEYEQRVVVREVKGKYIEGTGLGLAIVKKMVAALAGKVEVASAPGRGTTFTIFLPEQLPNELIYPIPK is encoded by the coding sequence ATGGAGATCCCTCCCAAGGTCCGGCAGAAGCGAAAAATAAAGAAGAGATCCCTTACCCCGGTCAGCCGGGAAAAGGCTTCCGAAAACGGCGCGGGAGCGATCTTTTCTTCGAGCGAAGTTCAGCAGATCATCGCCGAGCTTCGAAACCACCAGCACGAACTCGAGGCGCAAAACGACGAGCTTCGGCGGACTCAGGCGGAATTGGAGGCCTCCCGGAACCGCTACTCCGATCTGTATGATTTCGCGCCGGTCGGTTATTTCACCCTCAGTCGAAGCGGATTGATTCTCGAAGCGAACCTCAAGGGAAGAGAGCTGTTGGGGGTCAATCGCGGTTTTCAGCCGAGGACCCCCTTTTCTCTCTTTGTCTTCAAAAGAGACCGGCCCCTTTTCCATGCCCATCGGAGTAGCCTCTTCAAGGGGGGGAAGCGGCAGATCTGCGAGATCCGGCTCCAGACCCGGAGCGGAATTCCCTTTTATGCGCAGATGGAGAGTATTTTTGTTGAAGAGACCCTGTTGGGACCGGTTTGCCGGACGGTGATCAGCGATATCACCCTTCGAAAACAGGCCGAGGAAGAGCGGGCGCAACTCTTCGAGCGAGAACAGATGGCCCGCACGGAGGCCGAACGGATGCAGTGGCGCTTGACTTTCCTGGCGGAGGCCAGCGAGATTCTTGCCGCTTCCCTCGATTACGAAACGAGCTTGCCCCGGGTGGCGCGCCTGGCCGTTCCCTATCTGGCCGATGGGTGTGTGGTCGATGTTGTGGAGGAGGATCGGACGATCCGCCGGGTCGCCGTCGCGGCGGCCGATCCCTCCAAAGAGGCGTTGGGGTGGGAGCTGATGCGCCGCTATCCCCCTCTGCCGGGGAGCCCCCATCCGCTTCTGCATGTCCTACAATCGGGTAAGTCGATCATTTTACCCGAGATTTCCGATCGTCTCCTGCAAGAAATCGCGAAAGATCCCGAGCACCTCCGGATGGCCCGCTTTTTGGGACTCAGATCGGCCATGATGGTTCCGCTGATCGCGCGGGAGCGACCGCTCGGAGTGCTTTCCTTTTTGACCGCGGAGAGCAACCGATGTTATGGAGAAGAAGAGCTTGCTTTGGCTGAAGATCTGGCGCGCCGCGTCGCTGCGGCGGTCGATAACGCGAACCTCTATCGGGGGGCGCAGAAGGAAATCGCCGAGCGCAAACGGGGGGAAGGGGCGATTCAGGAGATGAATCGGACGCTCCAGCAGAGGAATTTGAGCATTGAAGAGGCGAGCCGCGCGCGAAATCTCTTCTTCTCCTACATGTCGCATGAACTGAAGACCCCGGTCAACAGCATTTCCGGCTTTACCCAACTGCTTCGAAGGGGAGCCTATGGAGAGCTTACCCCCAAGCAGGCCGGCGCGGTCGGCCGCATTCATCATAATGCCAATGAACTGATTCACCTCATCAACAACATCTTGGATTTGGCCAAGCTTGAATCGGGCAAGAAGGGGTTGCAAGTGATGGAGGTGAACCTCAGGGAGTTAACCGAGAAAGTGTTGATGATCTTCGAGCCGCTTCTTCAAGAGAAAGGGCTTCATCTACGCAAAGAGATCGACCCCGGCTTCCCGGAATGTTTTTTGACCGACCCGATGCAGGTGAGAAGCATCCTGACCAATCTCCTCTCAAATGCGGTGAAATTTACCCATCGAGGCGAAGTTCGGCTCCGTCTGGGGCGGCGGGTGGAGCGGCAAGAGGTGTTATTGGAGGTTTCGGATACCGGGGTGGGGATTGAGCCGGCGCACCTGGACAAGATCTTCGAGGAGTATGAGCAGAGAGTGGTGGTGCGAGAGGTAAAAGGGAAGTATATCGAGGGGACCGGCTTAGGGCTGGCGATCGTGAAGAAAATGGTGGCGGCGCTTGCCGGAAAGGTCGAGGTCGCCAGCGCCCCGGGTCGGGGGACGACCTTCACGATTTTTCTTCCGGAGCAGCTCCCTAATGAATTGATTTATCCCATCCCTAAGTAG
- a CDS encoding chemotaxis protein CheB translates to MAGRKSSGRSGNGKGVPVKQRTHDIIVIGASAGGVEALKELVGGFPPDLAASVFVALHIAPTSPGILPDILSRCGPLPAVHPKNGEAIQPGRIYVAPPDHHLTLEPGYIWVTRGPRVNGHRPAVDPLFRAAARAYGPRVVGVVLTGSLDCGTAGLMSIKARGGVAVVQDPNEAIASDMPRNAIAHVKVDHILPLSKIPSLIARLTREPISGKEVMAVEIKNMKKRSSITCPECHGSMTESEVNGFIQFQCHVGHIFSMDGMASAQAEALEAALWAGVRALEESEDLARRIAQRSERKIGGRLIEKADAMRVHADLLQKVLLGGDWMLSSDETHQIRKRDKKERNKVDASRNL, encoded by the coding sequence ATGGCCGGAAGAAAGTCTTCGGGGCGGAGCGGCAATGGTAAAGGTGTTCCGGTAAAGCAAAGGACGCATGATATCATCGTCATCGGCGCGTCGGCCGGGGGGGTGGAAGCGTTAAAGGAACTGGTCGGCGGTTTTCCTCCCGATTTGGCGGCATCGGTCTTTGTGGCCCTCCACATTGCTCCGACCTCGCCCGGCATTTTGCCCGATATCTTGAGCCGGTGCGGGCCGCTCCCGGCGGTTCACCCGAAGAATGGGGAGGCGATTCAGCCCGGCCGAATCTATGTGGCCCCCCCCGATCACCATTTGACCTTGGAGCCGGGCTATATTTGGGTGACGCGGGGGCCCCGCGTGAACGGCCATCGTCCGGCGGTCGATCCCCTTTTTCGAGCCGCGGCGCGCGCCTATGGCCCCCGTGTGGTCGGCGTGGTCCTGACCGGGTCGCTCGATTGCGGAACCGCCGGTTTGATGTCGATCAAGGCCCGCGGCGGGGTGGCCGTCGTTCAAGACCCGAATGAGGCGATTGCCTCCGATATGCCTCGCAACGCGATCGCTCATGTCAAGGTCGATCATATTCTTCCCCTCTCCAAGATTCCTTCTCTTATTGCGCGATTGACCCGGGAGCCGATCAGCGGAAAGGAGGTGATGGCCGTGGAGATAAAGAATATGAAAAAGCGATCGTCAATCACCTGTCCCGAATGCCACGGTTCGATGACCGAGTCGGAAGTGAACGGGTTCATCCAATTTCAGTGCCATGTGGGACACATCTTCTCCATGGACGGGATGGCGTCGGCGCAGGCCGAGGCGCTGGAGGCGGCCCTTTGGGCGGGGGTGCGCGCTCTGGAGGAGAGCGAGGATCTGGCCCGACGGATCGCCCAGCGGTCGGAGCGGAAAATAGGAGGTCGCTTGATCGAGAAGGCAGACGCGATGAGGGTGCATGCCGACCTGCTTCAGAAGGTCCTCCTGGGGGGAGATTGGATGCTCTCCTCCGACGAAACCCACCAGATTCGAAAACGGGATAAGAAGGAAAGAAATAAAGTTGATGCGTCACGGAATCTCTAA
- a CDS encoding fatty acid desaturase — protein MAQMMTAEVADGRIIDYKAIVVFSALSMVMFVGVPLFGYFFDYSWLDWTMFGLLYVMSGMGITVGYHRFISHRSFNAPDAVKVAFLIAGGWALENSALKWCSDHVRHHANVDTDADPYNAKRGFWHSHLLWIFIKTPFSMDDKYTAIFKKDKLIMWQHRNYLLVLLSGFAIPTLIGFLHRGWIGALSGFLLAGVFRTFLVLNSTFCINSICHMWGDQPNGTQNSSRDSWLISLITFGEGYHNYHHTYPRDYRNGPKWYNFDPSKWLIFSLYMVGLARDLSYRTETN, from the coding sequence ATGGCGCAGATGATGACCGCCGAGGTGGCGGATGGCCGAATCATAGACTATAAAGCGATCGTTGTCTTTTCGGCGCTTTCGATGGTTATGTTCGTTGGTGTTCCCCTGTTCGGTTATTTTTTCGATTATTCCTGGTTGGATTGGACGATGTTCGGTTTGCTCTATGTGATGTCCGGAATGGGAATCACGGTCGGCTACCACCGATTCATCTCTCATCGGAGTTTTAACGCTCCTGACGCGGTGAAGGTGGCTTTCCTGATCGCGGGGGGCTGGGCGCTGGAGAATTCGGCGCTGAAATGGTGCTCCGACCATGTCCGGCACCATGCCAATGTCGATACCGATGCAGACCCCTATAACGCGAAGAGAGGATTCTGGCACAGTCATCTTCTCTGGATCTTCATCAAAACCCCTTTTTCGATGGATGATAAATATACCGCCATCTTTAAAAAAGATAAGCTGATCATGTGGCAGCACCGTAATTATCTCCTCGTCCTTCTTTCAGGTTTTGCCATTCCGACGCTGATCGGTTTTCTTCATCGCGGTTGGATCGGGGCGCTCTCCGGGTTTCTTCTCGCCGGTGTGTTCAGAACCTTCCTAGTGTTGAATTCGACCTTCTGCATCAATTCGATCTGCCATATGTGGGGAGACCAGCCGAACGGCACTCAAAACAGCAGCCGGGACAGCTGGTTGATCTCCTTGATCACTTTTGGTGAGGGGTATCACAACTACCACCACACTTATCCCCGCGATTACCGGAACGGCCCGAAGTGGTATAACTTCGACCCCTCCAAGTGGTTGATCTTCAGCCTCTATATGGTCGGTTTGGCGAGAGATCTTTCCTATCGGACTGAAACGAATTAG